One Nitrospirota bacterium genomic window carries:
- a CDS encoding Crp/Fnr family transcriptional regulator, with amino-acid sequence MANCEGCRIQDDCFFSGAEGPARESISRRLVTNRYKKNQVILYEGIEPHGIYLLCEGRAKVFKCDESGHQLTVRIEEPGALLGYRSLILGQTYAASVGVIEPSRVAFLDEQSFFALIRQSSALTLKLIHKMAERLGEAEDKALKMAFHGAYRRVAEILNSAKPSQPGKPNGHAPVMLPMLRRQDLADLAGLALETTIRVLKDMESKGLIRLKGKAIMILESAKLEQTAQPVH; translated from the coding sequence ATGGCAAACTGTGAAGGCTGCCGAATCCAGGATGACTGCTTTTTCTCCGGGGCCGAAGGTCCGGCGCGGGAGAGCATCAGCCGCCGCCTGGTGACGAATCGTTATAAGAAGAACCAGGTTATTCTCTACGAGGGGATCGAACCCCACGGGATCTACCTTCTCTGCGAGGGGAGGGCCAAGGTTTTCAAGTGCGATGAGTCCGGCCACCAACTCACCGTTCGGATCGAAGAACCCGGCGCGCTCCTCGGTTATCGTTCCCTGATCCTGGGTCAGACGTACGCGGCTTCCGTGGGAGTCATCGAACCTTCACGGGTCGCTTTTCTCGACGAGCAATCCTTCTTCGCCTTGATTCGCCAAAGCAGCGCCCTCACGCTGAAGCTGATTCACAAGATGGCCGAGCGACTGGGAGAAGCGGAGGACAAGGCGCTCAAGATGGCCTTCCACGGCGCCTACCGACGCGTGGCGGAGATCCTCAACTCGGCCAAACCGTCCCAGCCCGGAAAACCGAACGGCCATGCGCCGGTAATGCTCCCCATGCTCCGGCGGCAGGATCTGGCGGACCTGGCGGGTCTCGCTCTCGAAACGACCATCCGGGTCCTCAAGGACATGGAATCGAAAGGTCTCATACGCCTAAAGGGAAAGGCCATCATGATTCTGGAATCGGCCAAACTCGAACAGACGGCGCAACCGGTT